In a genomic window of Telopea speciosissima isolate NSW1024214 ecotype Mountain lineage chromosome 5, Tspe_v1, whole genome shotgun sequence:
- the LOC122661347 gene encoding mitogen-activated protein kinase kinase kinase 5-like isoform X1: MPWWQSAVFSPSSSSSKDPKSKSLAASHQKRNNVRDINFFRNRKASNEQPRLTRARKLRHLNEEDIEGLPPLRSRSPLSQPDPMLVSRSPNNLEPASTSARTRPSSVVPHPLPIPELYMLLQRDSGFTSSMHTGDCPLPSPKEAPSRKDGEDGDRTDYLSGDGTEEGVSGRNPASSRSAYQIIHRSAEHVDALSARSPTDRGRTVLHDSNGIDNVRSNYMLNVPINSAPTSGFNSPAHSPRRYGSGDFFPSPLMGSPGFQVWSAPEIPPLDMLGGLSPRASPEKFISSPDCSPLYSPTIMSPGIKPRSSSGAASPLHHKQSAESSSAWHESNGHVTVHPLPLPPGAITTSQPAFVHQTTPKPETSSMTSQWQKGKLIGRGTFGSVYVATNLETGALCAMKEVNLIPDDPKSVECMKQLEQEIKVLSQLKHRNIVQYYGSEIVEDQFYIFLEYVHPGSINKYVREHCGAITESIVRNFTRHILQGLAYLHSTKTIHRDIKGANLLVDAFGVVKLADFGMAKHLSGQAADLSLKGSPYWMAPEVMLAVMQKDLNCELALAVDIWSLGCTIIEMLTGKPPWSEFEGAAAMFKVLRESPPIPETLSPEGKDFLECCFRRNPAERPSASMLLEHRFVRTSHHSDVPAFTQVFAGMKLADNAHSPKEWTKYNKTDMLPISPSTPTTKGKLTFTGATIQRPHPETGKSAVVIRHSPRSTLEALPSLSPPHSNHMTQSPRSSPNVLNGIHVGVGSNNFSALPRTHGRDFADLF, translated from the exons ATGCCTTGGTGGCAGAGCGCcgttttttctccttcttcttcatcgtctAAAGACCCTAAATCCAAATCCTTAGCTGCTTCTCACCAAAAACGCAATAATGTAAGGGACATCAATTTTTTCAGGAACCGTAAAGCATCGAACGAGCAGCCGCGTCTCACTCGAGCGCGGAAGCTTCGTCATCTGAATGAAGAAGATATTGAGGGCTTACCACCCTTGAGAAGTCGTAGTCCCCTGTCTCAGCCAGATCCGATGTTGGTCTCTCGGTCGCCCAACAACCTTGAGCCGGCATCAACTTCTGCTAGGACCAGGCCATCGTCGGTAGTGCCACATCCGTTGCCGATACCCGAATTGTATATGCTTCTTCAGAGGGATTCTGGGTTTACCTCATCTATGCATACAGGGGACTGTCCTCTACCTTCCCCCAAGGAGGCGCCCAGCAGAAAAGATGGAGAGGACGGTGATCGAACGGACTACTTGTCCGGAGATGGGACCGAGGAAGGGGTCTCTGGCCGCAATCCCGCTTCCAG TAGGTCTGCATACCAAATAATCCACAGAAGCGCTGAGCATGTTGATGCACTTTCAGCCAGATCTCCAACTGATCGTGGTAGGACTGTGCTTCATGATTCAAATGGTATTGACAATGTTCGAAGCAATTATATGCTGAATGTTCCTATTAACAGTGCTCCAACCAGTGGGTTCAATAGTCCTGCACATAGCCCTCGAAGATATGGTTCTGGcgatttttttccttctcccttAATGGGTTCTCCAGGTTTTCAGGTTTGGTCTGCCCCAGAGATCCCACCCTTAGATATGCTTGGGGGGTTGTCTCCGCGAGCATCACCAGAGAAATTTATATCTAGTCCTGATTGCTCTCCACTTTATAGTCCAACAATAATGAGTCCTGGCATAAAGCCTAGAAGTTCAAGTGGAGCTGCATCTCCATTGCATCATAAGCAATCTGCAGAGAGTTCTTCTGCATGGCATGAAAGCAATGGTCATGTCACAGTCCACCCATTGCCTCTTCCTCCAGGTGCCATAACAACTTCGCAGCCAGCATTTGTTCATCAAACTACACCTAAACCAGAGACATCATCAATGACAAGTCAGTGGCAAAAGGGAAAGCTTATTGGACGTGGTACATTTGGAAGTGTTTATGTTGCCACCAACCT AGAAACTGGAGCTCTTTGTGCTATGAAGGAAGTTAATCTCATCCCAGATGATCCTAAATCTGTAGAATGCATGAAGCAACTGGAGCAG GAAATTAAAGTTCTTAGCCAACTAAAGCATCGAAATATCGTGCAATATTATGGTAGTGAAATT GTTGAGGATCAGTTCTATATATTTCTGGAGTATGTTCATCCTGGATCCATTAATAAATATGTTCGTGAACATTGCGGAGCTATTACAGAATCTATTGTGCGCAATTTCACCCGTCATATTCTCCAGGGGTTGGCTTACTTGCATAGCACAAAGACTATCCACAG GGACATTAAAGGGGCCAATTTGCTTGTTGATGCATTTGGTGTTGTCAAGCTTGCTGACTTCGGAATGGCAAAGCAT CTTAGTGGACAAGCGGCTGATCTTTCTTTGAAGGGAAGTCCGTACTGGATGGCACCAGAG GTCATGCTGGCTGTGATGCAGAAGGATCTTAACTGTGAACTTGCTCTTGCAGTTGACATCTGGAGTTTGGGCTGTACAATTATTGAGATGCTGACTGGGAAACCTCCTTGGAGTGAGTTTGAAGGG GCTGCAGCCATGTTTAAGGTTTTGAGAGAATCCCCTCCAATACCAGAAACGTTATCTCCGGAGGGCAAGGATTTCCTTGAGTGCTGCTTTCGAAGAAATCCTGCTGAGAGGCCATCAGCCAGCATGCTATTAGAACATCGTTTTGTGAGGACTTCGCACCATTCAGATGTTCCTGCTTTCACCCAAGTTTTCGCTGGAATGAAGTTGGCG GATAATGCTCATAGTCCAAAAGAGTGGACTAAATATAATAAAACTGACATGTTGCCTATCTCCCCAAGCACACCAACTACCAAAGGGAAACTGACGTTTACTGG TGCAACTATTCAACGACCTCATCCTGAAACTGGCAAATCCGCAGTGGTCATTCGTCATTCTCCTCGATCTACCCTTGAGGCCCTTCCAAGTTTATCTCCTCCACATTCGAATCACATGACACAGAGTCCCAGATCTTCTCCGAATGTTCTCAATGGTATTCATGTGGGTGTTGGGAGCAATAATTTTTCTGCTCTTCCGAGGACTCATGGGAGGGACTTTGCTGACCTTTTTTGA
- the LOC122661347 gene encoding mitogen-activated protein kinase kinase kinase 5-like isoform X2, which produces MPWWQSAVFSPSSSSSKDPKSKSLAASHQKRNNVRDINFFRNRKASNEQPRLTRARKLRHLNEEDIEGLPPLRSRSPLSQPDPMLVSRSPNNLEPASTSARTRPSSVVPHPLPIPELYMLLQRDSGFTSSMHTGDCPLPSPKEAPSRKDGEDGDRTDYLSGDGTEEGVSGRNPASRSAYQIIHRSAEHVDALSARSPTDRGRTVLHDSNGIDNVRSNYMLNVPINSAPTSGFNSPAHSPRRYGSGDFFPSPLMGSPGFQVWSAPEIPPLDMLGGLSPRASPEKFISSPDCSPLYSPTIMSPGIKPRSSSGAASPLHHKQSAESSSAWHESNGHVTVHPLPLPPGAITTSQPAFVHQTTPKPETSSMTSQWQKGKLIGRGTFGSVYVATNLETGALCAMKEVNLIPDDPKSVECMKQLEQEIKVLSQLKHRNIVQYYGSEIVEDQFYIFLEYVHPGSINKYVREHCGAITESIVRNFTRHILQGLAYLHSTKTIHRDIKGANLLVDAFGVVKLADFGMAKHLSGQAADLSLKGSPYWMAPEVMLAVMQKDLNCELALAVDIWSLGCTIIEMLTGKPPWSEFEGAAAMFKVLRESPPIPETLSPEGKDFLECCFRRNPAERPSASMLLEHRFVRTSHHSDVPAFTQVFAGMKLADNAHSPKEWTKYNKTDMLPISPSTPTTKGKLTFTGATIQRPHPETGKSAVVIRHSPRSTLEALPSLSPPHSNHMTQSPRSSPNVLNGIHVGVGSNNFSALPRTHGRDFADLF; this is translated from the exons ATGCCTTGGTGGCAGAGCGCcgttttttctccttcttcttcatcgtctAAAGACCCTAAATCCAAATCCTTAGCTGCTTCTCACCAAAAACGCAATAATGTAAGGGACATCAATTTTTTCAGGAACCGTAAAGCATCGAACGAGCAGCCGCGTCTCACTCGAGCGCGGAAGCTTCGTCATCTGAATGAAGAAGATATTGAGGGCTTACCACCCTTGAGAAGTCGTAGTCCCCTGTCTCAGCCAGATCCGATGTTGGTCTCTCGGTCGCCCAACAACCTTGAGCCGGCATCAACTTCTGCTAGGACCAGGCCATCGTCGGTAGTGCCACATCCGTTGCCGATACCCGAATTGTATATGCTTCTTCAGAGGGATTCTGGGTTTACCTCATCTATGCATACAGGGGACTGTCCTCTACCTTCCCCCAAGGAGGCGCCCAGCAGAAAAGATGGAGAGGACGGTGATCGAACGGACTACTTGTCCGGAGATGGGACCGAGGAAGGGGTCTCTGGCCGCAATCCCGCTTCCAG GTCTGCATACCAAATAATCCACAGAAGCGCTGAGCATGTTGATGCACTTTCAGCCAGATCTCCAACTGATCGTGGTAGGACTGTGCTTCATGATTCAAATGGTATTGACAATGTTCGAAGCAATTATATGCTGAATGTTCCTATTAACAGTGCTCCAACCAGTGGGTTCAATAGTCCTGCACATAGCCCTCGAAGATATGGTTCTGGcgatttttttccttctcccttAATGGGTTCTCCAGGTTTTCAGGTTTGGTCTGCCCCAGAGATCCCACCCTTAGATATGCTTGGGGGGTTGTCTCCGCGAGCATCACCAGAGAAATTTATATCTAGTCCTGATTGCTCTCCACTTTATAGTCCAACAATAATGAGTCCTGGCATAAAGCCTAGAAGTTCAAGTGGAGCTGCATCTCCATTGCATCATAAGCAATCTGCAGAGAGTTCTTCTGCATGGCATGAAAGCAATGGTCATGTCACAGTCCACCCATTGCCTCTTCCTCCAGGTGCCATAACAACTTCGCAGCCAGCATTTGTTCATCAAACTACACCTAAACCAGAGACATCATCAATGACAAGTCAGTGGCAAAAGGGAAAGCTTATTGGACGTGGTACATTTGGAAGTGTTTATGTTGCCACCAACCT AGAAACTGGAGCTCTTTGTGCTATGAAGGAAGTTAATCTCATCCCAGATGATCCTAAATCTGTAGAATGCATGAAGCAACTGGAGCAG GAAATTAAAGTTCTTAGCCAACTAAAGCATCGAAATATCGTGCAATATTATGGTAGTGAAATT GTTGAGGATCAGTTCTATATATTTCTGGAGTATGTTCATCCTGGATCCATTAATAAATATGTTCGTGAACATTGCGGAGCTATTACAGAATCTATTGTGCGCAATTTCACCCGTCATATTCTCCAGGGGTTGGCTTACTTGCATAGCACAAAGACTATCCACAG GGACATTAAAGGGGCCAATTTGCTTGTTGATGCATTTGGTGTTGTCAAGCTTGCTGACTTCGGAATGGCAAAGCAT CTTAGTGGACAAGCGGCTGATCTTTCTTTGAAGGGAAGTCCGTACTGGATGGCACCAGAG GTCATGCTGGCTGTGATGCAGAAGGATCTTAACTGTGAACTTGCTCTTGCAGTTGACATCTGGAGTTTGGGCTGTACAATTATTGAGATGCTGACTGGGAAACCTCCTTGGAGTGAGTTTGAAGGG GCTGCAGCCATGTTTAAGGTTTTGAGAGAATCCCCTCCAATACCAGAAACGTTATCTCCGGAGGGCAAGGATTTCCTTGAGTGCTGCTTTCGAAGAAATCCTGCTGAGAGGCCATCAGCCAGCATGCTATTAGAACATCGTTTTGTGAGGACTTCGCACCATTCAGATGTTCCTGCTTTCACCCAAGTTTTCGCTGGAATGAAGTTGGCG GATAATGCTCATAGTCCAAAAGAGTGGACTAAATATAATAAAACTGACATGTTGCCTATCTCCCCAAGCACACCAACTACCAAAGGGAAACTGACGTTTACTGG TGCAACTATTCAACGACCTCATCCTGAAACTGGCAAATCCGCAGTGGTCATTCGTCATTCTCCTCGATCTACCCTTGAGGCCCTTCCAAGTTTATCTCCTCCACATTCGAATCACATGACACAGAGTCCCAGATCTTCTCCGAATGTTCTCAATGGTATTCATGTGGGTGTTGGGAGCAATAATTTTTCTGCTCTTCCGAGGACTCATGGGAGGGACTTTGCTGACCTTTTTTGA